The genomic region TATTGATAATTCTATATTTTCGCTTTCATAAAAAGTCTTGCTTGCGAGTACAGAATAATTACCCGTCTCGATAGATACGGCACTATAATCCCCTTCAGAATTACTGATACCATAGCTGACTGGGAAATCCTGCTCATTAAAAAATACTATTGAGACACCAGCAACGGGATCACGTCCATTACTGGTTATATTTCCTTCCACAACGATAACACCGTTCTGGGTCATATTCTCTATCGCAAAATCTATTCCAGTAACGTTACCTTCTATATAAACTAATTCGGCATTTTCCCAGTCATATCCTTCTGGATAATATACAGGTGGCGTAGCTGATGTCATCATTACCACATAATATTCGCCTGCCGGGATTTCATCTATATAATAATATCCACTGGATTCTGATTCTGTGATTTCACTCCAGTCATCATCTTCATCACTGGCGATCACTATCACCAGACAGGGAAATCCTGGTTCTTCACCATTAGCACTGATATAACCTGAAATACTGTTATCTTGAGGGTCTTCCGTGGATGTTAGTATAAAGTCAATATCTTCCATATCCTGATTAATATGAAGCGGAGTGGCATCATCAAAGCTGTCTACACCTTCCCAGTATTGATCAAAGTAGCCGTCTTTTGTGCTGTAAAGCCAATACATTCCAGCAGTGGTAACGGCATCGTAGTGGCCATATTCATCAGTGATAACCTGGAAAAATTCACCTTCACCCCAGCAATTTATAGCGTAGCCTGATACCAGAGCTCCTTCAACCGGAAAATAATTGCCGCCTGAACTTTCCTGAACAGTTCCACTTATACTGTATTCAGGCAGCGGAACCAGTTGAAGAACAAGATCATCAAGAACCATTTCCGGTTCAATAATAATTATATCTGCTGTTTGAAAACTATGACCACCTTCCCAGAAATAATGCTGATAACCAGGATAATGTTGAAGGTATAATATGTACTCTCCAGGATTTACTTCGGGGAAAGAAAATTCTCCTTCTTCATCTGTCTGGGTTAAATATGTATTCCAGTAATTATTGAAAACTCCATATAAATATACTGTAAGTCCTGCTACTGGTGAGCTGTCACCATCGATAACTATACCTGAAATCTCTCCAGTGGCTCCATCTTCATGAAATTCTAAAAGGAAATCTATCCCAGTAAGCTCATCATTTAAATTATTAAGGTATAATACTTCTGCTGACCCGGGATCTGGTACTCCTGGATAAAATTCCGGTAAATAATGTGGTGACTGAGGCATTATCTGAACCAAATATGCTCCCGGATATACATCCATGAAACTGTATCCTTCTCCAGAATTCACTGTGATTATCTGTACTACCA from Candidatus Stygibacter australis harbors:
- a CDS encoding carboxypeptidase-like regulatory domain-containing protein, whose translation is MKKEKLVLLLFVMLGIMLNAGSISGNVAVTGEEPVSCDIFLSHPNPNMVVQIITVNSGEGYSFMDVYPGAYLVQIMPQSPHYLPEFYPGVPDPGSAEVLYLNNLNDELTGIDFLLEFHEDGATGEISGIVIDGDSSPVAGLTVYLYGVFNNYWNTYLTQTDEEGEFSFPEVNPGEYILYLQHYPGYQHYFWEGGHSFQTADIIIIEPEMVLDDLVLQLVPLPEYSISGTVQESSGGNYFPVEGALVSGYAINCWGEGEFFQVITDEYGHYDAVTTAGMYWLYSTKDGYFDQYWEGVDSFDDATPLHINQDMEDIDFILTSTEDPQDNSISGYISANGEEPGFPCLVIVIASDEDDDWSEITESESSGYYYIDEIPAGEYYVVMMTSATPPVYYPEGYDWENAELVYIEGNVTGIDFAIENMTQNGVIVVEGNITSNGRDPVAGVSIVFFNEQDFPVSYGISNSEGDYSAVSIETGNYSVLASKTFYESENIELSITENNSLDFIITQIVTAEDEDTLPEVNSNIRCYPNPFLLSNSRSSLSIQLYPQIAGATRISLYNLRGQLIENIFTGWMEAEPQIISWSAENGARDIPSGVYLISMEQSGSVQSAQKLLLIK